One window of Amyelois transitella isolate CPQ chromosome 7, ilAmyTran1.1, whole genome shotgun sequence genomic DNA carries:
- the LOC132901775 gene encoding uncharacterized protein LOC132901775: MGRYRKKIGSRPYRNYSNEAVENAVASVRKGMSIRKAAEKYNVPPATVQRKVRCKHMNKVGRPTVFSNEDENIIVEALILCGKWGFPITAFDLTLIVKQYLDTKGKTEPRFKNNLPGRFWLKGFLDRNKHEISYKFCENIKRARAAVNPEMISDYFDNLMISLEGVKPEAIVNFDETNFTDDPGKTKVLVRRGFKSPKNIIDASKSSTSVMFAGSASGALLPIYVVYKAEHLYDSWLRGGPANTFYNRTRSGWFDSTTFEDWFFKVVVPYFSSVGEGPKAILGDNLASHLSVKVIQKCAESDIRFIFLPANSSHLTQPLDVAYFRPLKAIWRKTLLEWKQKTRGCIPKDQFPRLLKRSLDQLLTSSENLKSGFRAAGICPLNKQTVLAKLPVETPENNSTSKEWASAFESFLKESRLNTSAPLKVRKKKLQASAGQSLTVSDITNPSNTQNIEEVDVGICDAEEDYLEVNIDSDPLFTQPKTAREEDTDTTVSSNYSVHDTSDSDNISELQDFDNLIEKTTTQSNIIPNIKLKQQRKHVYLDSEDQENIFFQPRVSKSREKSKGEEDIISQSKISKSVQKLSSSTKDQNNVITQPEVFASPQEPLSSTNQDDIITLPKVYEPEQQPSTSKSIDIKRKPKDQNDITSQPKVFKSTQQPSSSKSAKMKLKQILSETKNEHIETEPTSEVSVKMYDFVKIHLIYDGFKNKPMVKEFFAQITEILNENEYSCKFLRKSTNKGIYVFPPVDDIMTVDSQKIISVVKPVLLKRGRYSFNVNVSNIKPNLIINED; this comes from the coding sequence ATGGGAAGGTATCGAAAGAAAATTGGGTCACGGCCATACCGTAACTACTCCAATGAAGCGGTTGAAAATGCAGTGGCTTCAGTGCGAAAAGGTATGTCGATTAGAAAAGCtgcagaaaaatataatgttccACCAGCCACTGTACAGAGAAAAGTGCGTTGTAAGCATATGAATAAAGTTGGAAGACCCACAGTTTTTTCAAATgaagatgaaaatataattgtagaaGCCTTAATTCTTTGCGGGAAATGGGGATTTCCTATAACAGCCTTTGACTTGACGCTTATTGTGAAGCAATACCTTGACACGAAGGGAAAGACAGAACCTAGATTTAAGAACAATTTGCCAGGAAGATTTTGGTTGAAAGGATTTTTAGACCGAAACAAACATGAAATTTCGTACAAGTTTTGTGAAAACATTAAAAGAGCAAGAGCTGCTGTTAATCCTGAAATGATATctgattattttgataatctAATGATTAGCTTGGAGGGAGTAAAACCAGAAGCAATtgtgaattttgatgaaactaaCTTTACCGACGACCCtggaaaaacaaaagtattagTAAGAAGAGGTTTCAAAAGTccaaaaaatatcattgacGCTTCGAAATCGAGCACATCGGTTATGTTTGCAGGATCAGCATCAGGAGCTTTATTACCAATATATGTCGTATATAAGGCTGAGCACCTTTACGATTCTTGGTTGAGAGGAGGGCCAGCTAATACATTCTACAATCGAACAAGAAGCGGTTGGTTTGACAGTACAACGTTTGAAGACTGGTTTTTCAAAGTGGTTGTACCTTATTTCAGTTCGGTAGGTGAAGGTCCGAAAGCAATACTAGGAGATAACCTGGCAAGTCATCTGTCTGTAAAGGTTATACAAAAATGTGCGGAATCAGATATTCGTTTCATATTTCTCCCTGCAAATAGTTCACACTTAACCCAACCGCTTGATGTCGCTTACTTCCGTCCACTTAAAGCAATATGGCGAAAAACCTTATTAGAATGGAAGCAGAAAACCAGGGGCTGCATTCCCAAAGATCAGTTTCCGCGACTTTTAAAACGATCGTTAGATCAACTGTTGACATCTTCAGAGAATTTAAAGTCAGGGTTTCGTGCAGCTGGGATTTGCCCtctcaacaaacaaacagttcTGGCCAAGCTTCCCGTTGAAACTCCAGAAAATAACAGCACATCTAAAGAATGGGCGAGTGCATTcgaaagttttttaaaagaaagtcGTCTTAATACATCAGCTCCTCTTAAAgtgagaaagaaaaaattgcAAGCTTCGGCAGGTCAAAGCCTTACAGTCTCCGATATTACAAATCCTTCAAATACTCAAAATATTGAAGAAGTAGACGTGGGAATTTGTGATGCAGAAGAAGATTATTTAGAAGTAAACATAGATTCAGATCCATTATTTACGCAACCGAAAACAGCACGTGAAGAAGACACGGATACTACAGTTTCTAGCAATTATTCTGTACATGATACATCTGATAGTGATAATATATCTGAATTACAAGATTTCGAtaatttgatagaaaaaacCACAACCCAATCAAATATCATTcctaacattaaattaaaacaacaaagaAAACATGTATATTTAGATTCTGAAGatcaagaaaatatatttttccagCCAAGAGTCTCTAAATCACGAGAAAAATCAAAAGGTGAAGAGGACATAATTTCGCAatcaaaaatatctaaatcagTACAGAAACTGTCTTCTTCCACAAaagatcaaaataatgtaattactCAGCCAGAAGTATTTGCATCACCACAGGAACCATTATCTTCCACTAATCAAGACGACATTATTACGCTACCAAAAGTATATGAACCAGAACAGCAACCATCTACCTctaaatctattgatataaaacGCAAACCTAAAGATCAAAACGATATAACTTCGCAgccaaaagtatttaaatcaaCACAGCAACCATCATCCTCCAAATCTGCTAAAATGAAactgaaacaaattttaagtgAAACCAAGAATGAACATATAGAAACCGAACCTACTTCTGAAGTATCTGTAAAAATGTATGACTTTGTAAAAATTCACTTAATATATGAtggctttaaaaataaaccaatggTAAAAGAGTTCTTTGCTCAGAtaactgaaatattaaatgagaATGAGTATTCCTGTAAGTTTTTGAGAAAAAGCACAAATAAAGGAATTTATGTATTTCCCCCTGTTGATGATATTATGACTGTTGACtctcaaaaaattatatcagttGTTAAGCCAGTATTGTTGAAAAGAGGTCGTTACAGTTTCAATgtaaatgtaagtaatataaagccaaatcttattattaatgaagactga